A genomic window from Terrisporobacter glycolicus ATCC 14880 = DSM 1288 includes:
- a CDS encoding DUF3955 domain-containing protein, producing MRKYKITLLCLLMTLLCLVSYNLIGSKVLEDGTLQEPFFLIPIAYLFLFTSIINAVFIKIKDVYKLKKHN from the coding sequence ATGAGAAAATACAAAATTACATTATTATGTTTACTAATGACGTTATTATGCTTAGTGTCTTATAACTTAATAGGAAGCAAAGTTTTAGAAGATGGTACTTTACAGGAACCATTCTTTTTAATACCAATAGCATATTTATTTTTATTTACATCAATAATAAATGCAGTATTTATTAAGATTAAAGATGTATATAAATTAAAAAAACATAACTAA
- a CDS encoding cation:dicarboxylate symporter family transporter, translating to MSNTFLSQFLMITNIYSVLMVVVLVGLFFIINKISKKFKFTNLMVISIFMGLGLGILIQALAQFPKDPTSITWINEVSIWYGLFGNGFMDLLKMIVMPLVLVSIIRVIMNMKEDNLGKLTFRSVAMFFATTAIAAIIAVIVANIFDLGASVQVANTSEELREITSLPDTIRNLLPSNPIKAMADGNTVAVVIFAAFIGLAIRRLRKKYLEIIKPFIDIVEAFYKIIVSVAITVIKLMPYAVVPLMASTIASRGVNSLLDVVDFILALYISVAIMFVVHLVIITLSGMNPITYIKNASKALILAFTSRSSLGTLPVTIEALTENMKVDSGTASFVTSLGSNMGMNGCAGVYPALVSVLIANMAGVDMNFTFYVMLIIVITISSLGIAGIPGTATMSVSVVISGMGMGAYFPLAGAIIAIDPILDMGRTMLNVNGAMTTAVAVDKSLKSKEKKIQK from the coding sequence ATGAGTAATACATTTTTATCGCAATTTTTAATGATAACTAATATATACAGTGTATTAATGGTTGTTGTTCTAGTAGGCTTATTCTTTATAATAAATAAAATAAGCAAGAAATTTAAATTTACAAACTTAATGGTAATTTCAATATTTATGGGCTTAGGTCTTGGAATTTTAATTCAAGCATTGGCTCAGTTTCCTAAAGACCCTACATCTATTACATGGATAAATGAAGTAAGTATATGGTATGGATTATTTGGAAACGGATTTATGGATTTATTGAAAATGATAGTAATGCCTTTAGTCTTAGTTTCAATAATTAGAGTTATAATGAATATGAAAGAAGACAACTTAGGAAAACTAACATTTAGATCTGTGGCAATGTTTTTTGCAACAACAGCAATAGCAGCTATTATCGCTGTAATAGTAGCAAATATATTTGATTTAGGTGCTTCTGTACAAGTAGCAAATACTAGTGAAGAACTTAGAGAGATAACATCATTGCCAGACACTATAAGAAATTTACTTCCATCAAATCCAATAAAGGCTATGGCTGATGGAAATACAGTAGCAGTAGTAATTTTTGCAGCTTTTATAGGTCTTGCCATAAGAAGACTTAGAAAAAAATACTTAGAAATAATAAAACCTTTTATAGATATTGTGGAAGCTTTTTATAAAATTATAGTTTCAGTTGCTATCACAGTTATAAAACTTATGCCTTATGCAGTTGTACCATTGATGGCAAGTACCATAGCAAGTAGAGGCGTAAATTCACTTTTAGATGTTGTAGATTTTATCTTAGCATTATATATAAGTGTGGCAATTATGTTTGTTGTTCACTTGGTAATAATTACTCTAAGTGGAATGAACCCAATAACTTATATTAAAAATGCATCAAAAGCATTAATTCTAGCTTTCACATCTCGTTCAAGTTTAGGAACATTACCTGTTACTATAGAAGCTTTAACTGAAAATATGAAAGTAGACTCAGGAACTGCCAGTTTTGTAACTAGCTTAGGTTCAAACATGGGTATGAATGGATGTGCAGGAGTATATCCAGCATTAGTTAGTGTATTGATTGCTAATATGGCTGGAGTAGATATGAACTTTACTTTCTACGTAATGTTAATAATAGTTATAACAATAAGTTCACTAGGTATTGCAGGAATACCAGGAACTGCAACTATGTCTGTATCTGTGGTAATTTCAGGTATGGGAATGGGAGCATATTTTCCGCTGGCTGGAGCAATAATAGCTATAGATCCAATTCTTGATATGGGAAGAACAATGTTAAATGTTAATGGAGCAATGACAACAGCTGTTGCTGTGGACAAGTCATTAAAATCTAAAGAAAAAAAGATTCAAAAGTAG